One Gossypium arboreum isolate Shixiya-1 chromosome 13, ASM2569848v2, whole genome shotgun sequence genomic window, AAGGGAGGATTATGGCGGCCATAAAAGGTTAAAAATCTGATCTTCAATCATGGGTCATATTTGCAAAGCCGACACCCAAGTTTATTGGGAAGTCTAGaaattagaaaatatttttaattaaagctCAACTCCATATCATTTTAAACAAGAAATGAAAGAGTCCACCCCTCTTGCCATGGCTCAAATGACCACATTGATACCAAAACTCAGGCACTCGTATTAGACATTTGCTTCCATTCAATCCAACTTTGACACCTACAATCTCAACCCTGAACTCTATTCCGTTGTGGGTCAAAGTCCAACACTCCAACATTGGCAAAAAGACTTCAAATGCTGTGAGGAGACTTGTATCCCGAACTTCCACTTTGAAAAGGCGAGCTCCTCAAAAGTAGCACCAACTGGCCCTTATTTCAAGTGTAAATGCTTATCCATGCTCTTTGAACCGCTGGATATTGTAATTTGAAATTTTTAGATTATGTTTGCTTATTTTCTTATATGTGTGGGTATATTATTAGTTGGTTTAGATAAGGATTTGGATATTGTAAATTATATGTGTGATCCTATCTTATTTTATAGATATGAATAAGATTTGTGTTACTCGTATCCACGTGTTATTGATTGGTGTGATTTTATAAATAGGTGGAGTGTGTTGTAATTAAAAGGGCAAATTGAAAACTAAACAATGGTAATTCTAAAGATTTTTTGGGAGAAAAATAGAAATGTCTCCTACATTACCCATAATATGTGGAAGTATCGACATAATTTCATAAAGTCATTCGGCCAGAATGCTACATAAAGAACATAAGCCAGGTGACGGAACTGGAAGACTTAAGATGTAGAAGATCATAACATAAGTGGTTCGACAGATTTAGATTCCTATATATTCACTCATATGGTACTTCATTGTACAATATATATAAGAATTATACGAATCTATCTGTATAGATATCATCATCTACATCCAAAAAGCCAAACTAAAAAAAGGAATTCATAGTAAAAGTGAGTTTCAAAATTCCTCTCCCTAAAATTGTTTCTCTCTTCCTTTACCAAAATCTTAGTGAGAAGAGATGACTTCCTTGTCTTACAAAAGACAACTATGAAATTTGATGTATATGTATAAAAGTTCTACTTGGCTCACAAGGTGTTTAAGAGATAATACAAAACCGTTATGAAGCTTCCTAAAATAAGGCATCACTATCGCAACATGAAAAGGATGCTTTGGCAAAAACAAGGAAGAAGGATTAACAAGTCCTCACTCTTATCTATCAATATTTGGATGAATCGGTGTTGGTAAAAAGTTGCTAATGCTACCACTACAAAAGAAGCTTGGGAGATTTTGCAAAGTTCTCTCCAAAATGTTTACAAAGTGAAGAAGGTTTGACTCCAAGTATTATGAGGTGAATTTGAAACTTTGTGAATGAAAGGATTCAAGTTAATTTTAGATATTATTCAATGGTGTCGGCTATTGTAAATCAAATAAGAGATATGGAGAAACTTTAGAAGATATTTTTGTGATCGAAAAGTATACTGTCAGTGGAGTTTATTACAGGGTTGACAAGTGTTATGTACGTATaggaaaatattaaataaattaaaaattttaccacATATGTATGTGTGTCCAACTCAATCAATAACTTTATTAAAATATACAAATAAGAAAGTGtaagtaataaaattaaaatctataaaaatattaaaatgaagcgttggttaaataataaatttaaggtCTTACTAATAGAATTGGCATAAATTTAAATTTCAccataaatatattttaacataacttattttaaataatatatatttgtaaTTACACTAATTAGATTAACGTTTTAATAGAATTGGCATAAATTTAAATTTCaccataaatatatttttaacataacttattttaaataatatatatttgtaaTTACACTAATTAGATTAATGTTTGATTAACTCgtgatattaattatttaaataataatataaatatataaagaaatgtattaaaatataataaaaaatatttttactttcttCTTTTTCCTCTCTCTAAAATGGTGCATTATACACCCgaacttttttaatttttctttatctCTATCTTCTCTTGTTCTTTATCTACAATCTTTTTCTCCtctttttagtttttcttttttcctgAAAAAAATCCCATTATATTTAAATTAAGACCATAAATTTTTTCTTTGGTTTTCCACAGTCTTCTCAAATGATGGATCAGCTTCCATTAGATTCCAGGCTGGGGTTATTTATTTCTCCAATACATTACGCTTTCATTAATCTAAATCTGGAAATCTACGGTTCACCAATCAATCTCTACGTACATATCCTTAACCACTGTACGCCGCGGGCTTTAACCGTCTTTCACCTTCCTATATAAATACCATCTTCCTTTCTCTTCTTTCCTCATCCTATCAATTCCAACAACTCTCCTAGTTCTctctcaaggttcggtttctaaTCCAATACTCTTTTTTCTTGTTTTTGTCTCTGGGAATTCTTTTAGCATGTCTTGTCTTGTTATCTAAGGATTGGATTAATGGTTTCTTCTGGATGTTTTTGTCTTTGCTTTGTTCATTGCAAAACTTGGTGTTATTCTCTTTTGCAAGATGAACCACTTTATGCCGTTGTTTAGATCTGTGTTTGTATCTAAGTTGGTTGGTTCTTAACAAGTTGTATAATACTTGCTGATGTTCTAACAATTTAAGGTACTTTGATGCAGACCACTCGCTCGAGGAACAAGACAAGCAAGTCCAGATCGATCAAAGTTCTTATTTAACGAAGTACATGGTTGAGTTAGGCATTCAAATCCCAACTACTTTTGATCCTTTTGCGGAGGCCGAGGAATTCGGAAGAACAGGAACCAAAGACTATGTTCATATCCGAATCCAACAGAGGAATGGCAGGAAAAGCTTGACAACTGTTGAAGGTCTGAAACAAGAACTGAGTTCCGATAAGATCCTTAAGTCTCTTAAAAAGGAGTTCTGCTGTAACGGGAATGTTGTGCACGACAAAGAGCTGGGCAAAATCATTCAATTACAAGGTGATCAGCGGAAGAAAGTAGCACACTTCCTTGTTAATGCTGGAATAGTGAAGAAAGAGCAAATCAAGATTCATGGTTTTTGAGTGGTTTTAGGGATGTCATGTCTTTTGATTTTAATACCTCTGGTGTGTGGGAAGAACCCTAATGGAATATGATGTTGGAGTTTCAGTTTCATTTATAATAAATAATGGTCATTTATTTGCTTTCAATCTTTGCCTTACACAAatatccttattttcttttcatatCTAAATTTCCATAACCGGAGATATGTTGAATATGGACAGTAGAGAAAGATAGTCGGAGTTTAATAGTATGCATATAAAACAAGTGTACTGTATGTGAACTACCAGGTATCCTATGAGGTTTTTAGTTTAAAACAAGTGTACTGTATGTGAACTGCCAGGTATCCTATGAGGTTTTTAGTTCAACGCTCTGGCGAAAACCCGAACTGAAGAAacaaggaaaaatatatataagcaaaACAATCTCCCCTCTCAAAATCCGATTGAATATCTATATGCAATATATTACACtcaaaatgaagaaaaaagaacCCCCCTCCCCCcccctcaaaaaaaaaaaaaaaagaaaaaaccacaCTTATGTGGTGGAAATCTCCAAATCTCTTAAAAGCCAACTGTTGTTTTTTGCTGCAATTCTAGTCTTGAAAATCTAAAATAGCTGCCCATGCTGGGTTCCACTTCTCATCATATCACGGAACTCCTCGTAGTTGATTTTACCATCCTGTAAAGAAGGAATGAGAATCGATGAACCGTGCTGAAAATTGAAATAAACTTTTGAGTGATAGAAATGGAGTTTACATTATCGGTGTCGACTTCAGATATGATTTCCTTGATTGTGTCATCGTCACCCATTCCATATTCTTTCATGGCAGCTTCGAGTTCATCTCTTGTGATATGCCTGCAAAACGTTTCACAAACAAGTTATTGACATATCCATATCTCCCATGTAATTGATGTAGTGTGCCCCAACTACAACTGATTCAGAGCAATCGAATCCTATGTCACTCAGGCTTGGGTATGTGTGTTGGATATCAATACGTGTTCAACATTCTTTGAAGTTCTTTCACGTGTTTAGAAGCATTTGGAGGGTCACATCCTCATCCCTATGTCATGTCCATGAAAAAATAGAAGTCAGATGATGAATTTTATACAGAGTACGGATATCTCACCCACTATTGTCCTTATCAAAATGTTGAAAAGCTTTATACAAATCTTCATCTCTTTCAAGCCTATGTCTGTGCATTGTAGCTGTGATAAATTCGATATAGTCAATGGTACCATTTCCATCCACATCAGCCTGCAAAATAAAACCGAGGTTAGTAGGTCTATATTGTTAGagctcttcatttttcttgaaatacccttgccTAACGTATATCAGGGCATACATATGAAGAGATGACCCTTCAAGGATCCTTCAAATACAGGGGAAAATGTACAAAATATTTAATATTCCCCTATCCAACAGTCACACGTAGTCCAAGTAAAACATAGTTTGTGTATGATATAGATTAAAACAAGGATCCAGATGTTATAGATTTAAATGATAACTTACAGCTTCCATCAGCTGCTGAACTTCAGTCTCTGTGAGCTTAGATCCCAGTCGAGCTAATCCAGTCTTAAGTTCATCATACGTGATTGTGCCACTGTTGTCAGTATCGATGTTTGCAAACATCTGCTTCAGGCCTTGGATTTCTTCTGTGGAAAGATTTTCTGCAATGACCTATAATCCACCGGGCTTGTTATCAGATAGCAACTAAATTAGGTTGTTCGAGTCAGGTCACACATTAGCATTAGAATAACAGGGGATTGCAAAAATGCCTTGCTAATTTGCTCTCATATATCAAAACAGCTCATATCTCGACTAATGATTCACatgcctctctctctctctctctctctcaattTTCCTACCAAGTTCCAAAAGAAAGAAATGATACCGTATAAATCAATATAAACTTACCTTTAAGGCAAGTTGCTTAAGTTTGTTCATTCTTCTGAATTGCTTCATTCTAGAAAGGACCGCACTGTCTAGTGGCTTGTCCGATGCATTTCCACCTTCTCTTATCCACGGATGCTCTGCATAAACCACAGAATTTCAATCTCTGACTTGAGCTTGAGATGAACTATATTAACTCATAAGTTTGACGTGCATATATGGTGTAATTTTGCACTGTTGTAACCGAGATTAACTACTTCAATAAATGCCCAACAAAAAAATAAAGGCTGCTGAAAATAACTACCTAGGACTTGAGTAGAAGTAATCCGCTTTTTCGGGTCCTGTGTTAACATCCTGCAGACTAGGTCCTTGGCACTGTCCGAAATAGATGGCCATGGCTGACTTTCAAAGTCAATTTCTCCTTCCAAAATAGCATCAAATATTCCCTTCTCAGTTTCTGCAAGGAAAAACATTCATCAAAATTATTTACCAACAATGAAATAGCAGTTTTGAAATTCAAAGGCAGTTTATAAAATGACAGCTTAGGATTCCCACGAGTAACCTTAAGTTTTACCTGCCCAAAATGGAGGCACACCACTGAGTAAGATATACAGTATAACTCCTGCACTCCAAATATCGATCTCCTTCCCATATTTACGCAGTAAAACCTCAGGAGCAACATAGAAAGCACTCCCAACTATGTCCTGATAAACCTTACCTGCCAAACGCGTCAAAAACAATCAGGAAAGAAGGATAGTAGTTATATCACAGCATGATAGAACATGAAATTCTTTTCTTTCCCCTCATTCTACATAGAGTTCACCTTCAAGCATAATACATGTTACTGTGAATAAGCATGTGAATACAGGCATCCTATTGTAATTGTGTTTTTACATGCAAGTTTATACTCAATAAAAGATAAATGTTGTGCAACCTTCACATGGTTATTGAGGTCAAATTCCACCATCAAGTAAATGAAACTTATTCTTCCAATTCAGTTTACAGGATATAGAGAGAACTAGTTTCAAACAATATTTCTGAAATTTGCCCTTCCTCTGTGCATCTTTGAAACTTTTTCAACGCAAAATAAGTATGAAGATTACAGCATAAATATAGAGGCAACCACAATGAAAATGCTGGAAGCTAAAAAAAGTCGCAGTTACTGTCAAGTTTCGGTTTTTATTTAGTAACAAATGAAGCTCCAAAGAGAAAAGGTTGATATTTTAAGATGCTatagtcaaaatatcatatagGTAACCAAATAAATTGTGAATAAAATAAAGCAAATGACATCTTAACAATGACATTCGAATATAATTTAGCTTAACGGACTTTATTCTTCTTTCAATAGTCACAATATTATTTAGGGGTTAGGTAAAAACTTAGAATCTTCCACAAGAAGACTTAGGAGTTAAGACTTCAGACTAATATGTCCAAAACAAACTAACTGTATATAACTTTAATGGTTAAGGCTCCATGTCATTGATGCAGTGCGTCCCAAATATGACTAATTCAAAGCAATCACATCTTATACATATTTCGCATACGACATCTTACTATGGACTACTAGCCTAAAAAGCTGAGGCAGTTACCAGCATGTTTCTGGCCAGCAGTTTAAAGCAAAACTCAACACAACAAGACAAGACAAGATCAAATATGACGGTCATTCTAACATGACAAAATACAATGTCTGCCAAGCTCTGGCTATGGGAAATTGCATTGAAAAAGGACATCAGTTAAGACAGACTAAAGATCCACAAGCAGAACAACTAAAACACGAAGAATCTGCATCAAACTCAtgcaaattaaaataattaattcgatgcgaaaatgatcaaaatataaAAGATTGACAATAATTTACCCTCTTCAATGAACACTGACAACCCGAAATCGGTGGCCTTCAAAAGGGCATTCTCACCCTTACTAGACAACAAGAAGTTCTCAGGCTTAAGGTCCCTATGCATCACACCCATAAAATGGCAAGCATGGACAACATTAACAATAGCCCTACATATAGAAGCCGCTGCCCTTTCACTATAGTGCCCCTTAGCAATAATCCTATCAAACAATTCACCACCAGCACATAATTCCATCACAAGGTGAACAGATTGCTTATCCTCATAAGCACCCTTAAACTCAACAATATTCGGTTGTCCACTCAAATGTTGCATAATTTGTATCTCCCTTTTCATATCTTCCTTATCATTCTTTCTCACTAGCTTCCTCTTGGATATAGTCTTGCAAGCATATTGTTTACCAGTTGAATTCTCGGTACAATGATAAGTTACACCAAACTGACCTTTTCCCAGTTCTTTACCAATTGTGTAATGCATCCTTATGTCTTCAAATGGTTTGCCTAGGATTGTGTCAATATTAGGGGCAGGCTTGGGACTTGGTGCTGGAACAGCAGGCTTCCATGGTGTTTGAGTCCCTGGCTTTTGAGGGATGTGGTAGACCCGGGGTTGAATTGGTGCAGGCCTAACAGTGTCCTGGTATCTTTGTTGATGAACAGCAGCTGTAGTTGTTGCTCCTGATCTATAGCCATTATGTTGGGGCATTGGATCTTTGTTTTTTGTGAGGCAACCACCCATATCTGGTTTTACTTGAAACTGCCAAAGTTAACCAAGATTGAAAAAAAAGG contains:
- the LOC108464041 gene encoding calcium-dependent protein kinase 33 isoform X1 codes for the protein MVDQPCKQGKFQVKPDMGGCLTKNKDPMPQHNGYRSGATTTAAVHQQRYQDTVRPAPIQPRVYHIPQKPGTQTPWKPAVPAPSPKPAPNIDTILGKPFEDIRMHYTIGKELGKGQFGVTYHCTENSTGKQYACKTISKRKLVRKNDKEDMKREIQIMQHLSGQPNIVEFKGAYEDKQSVHLVMELCAGGELFDRIIAKGHYSERAAASICRAIVNVVHACHFMGVMHRDLKPENFLLSSKGENALLKATDFGLSVFIEEGKVYQDIVGSAFYVAPEVLLRKYGKEIDIWSAGVILYILLSGVPPFWAETEKGIFDAILEGEIDFESQPWPSISDSAKDLVCRMLTQDPKKRITSTQVLEHPWIREGGNASDKPLDSAVLSRMKQFRRMNKLKQLALKVIAENLSTEEIQGLKQMFANIDTDNSGTITYDELKTGLARLGSKLTETEVQQLMEAADVDGNGTIDYIEFITATMHRHRLERDEDLYKAFQHFDKDNSGHITRDELEAAMKEYGMGDDDTIKEIISEVDTDNDGKINYEEFRDMMRSGTQHGQLF
- the LOC108464042 gene encoding protein translation factor SUI1 homolog; its protein translation is MVELGIQIPTTFDPFAEAEEFGRTGTKDYVHIRIQQRNGRKSLTTVEGLKQELSSDKILKSLKKEFCCNGNVVHDKELGKIIQLQGDQRKKVAHFLVNAGIVKKEQIKIHGF
- the LOC108464041 gene encoding calcium-dependent protein kinase 33 isoform X2; protein product: MGGCLTKNKDPMPQHNGYRSGATTTAAVHQQRYQDTVRPAPIQPRVYHIPQKPGTQTPWKPAVPAPSPKPAPNIDTILGKPFEDIRMHYTIGKELGKGQFGVTYHCTENSTGKQYACKTISKRKLVRKNDKEDMKREIQIMQHLSGQPNIVEFKGAYEDKQSVHLVMELCAGGELFDRIIAKGHYSERAAASICRAIVNVVHACHFMGVMHRDLKPENFLLSSKGENALLKATDFGLSVFIEEGKVYQDIVGSAFYVAPEVLLRKYGKEIDIWSAGVILYILLSGVPPFWAETEKGIFDAILEGEIDFESQPWPSISDSAKDLVCRMLTQDPKKRITSTQVLEHPWIREGGNASDKPLDSAVLSRMKQFRRMNKLKQLALKVIAENLSTEEIQGLKQMFANIDTDNSGTITYDELKTGLARLGSKLTETEVQQLMEAADVDGNGTIDYIEFITATMHRHRLERDEDLYKAFQHFDKDNSGHITRDELEAAMKEYGMGDDDTIKEIISEVDTDNDGKINYEEFRDMMRSGTQHGQLF